The window GCCAaaaggtgcccagatatttgtcAAACATTatgctgggtgtgtctgtgggggtgtttctgaatgagattaacctttaaatcagtagactaagTAAAGCAGACAGCCCTTCCTAATGTGTGTGGGCCccattcaatcagttgaaggtctgCATGGAACAAAAAGGCTGATTCCCTACCCCAAGCAAGGGGCCATTCCTTCTTACTGACTGCCTTTAAGCTGGGACATTGTTTTCTTGCCTTCTGACTTGAAATGAAACATCGGTTCTTCCTGGGGCTTGAGCCTGCTGGCCTTCCTACCGAAACTGCACCATGGTGCTTCTGaatctccagcttgctgactcaCCCGGTGGACATGGGACTTTTCAGCCTTCATAATTGTGTGAGCCGGTTCCCTaaaagaaatctctctctctctgtctgtgtatATTggtacacatataaatatacacacatgcatgcacacaaacaagcacacacacaccctattggttccgtttctctggagaaccctgacagACATAGCCAGGACTGTGTGTTGGGAGTTGTGTGAAGTGGAGCTGTGCAGTGGCCTGTGGCCCAGGAGCATTGTTCTGGTGTTGACACGTCTTTGAGTGGCCACATGTTGGGTGCTGGGACTGAGGACAGCACAAGGCCTCTTTATTTGACTGGGtagatgggggagggacagagtGGAGGCTTCTTTCCCTGTCCTTTGGGGAATCCCAATTCTACTCCCTCATTCTGGGAGTTTGGAGGACTGAGCAGGCTCTTCTTCCAGGAGGGCAGTCCTCAGGCCAGCCTGCCACAACCATCCTCCCTGAGTAAGCCTGGAGCCTGGGCACATGACTTGGAAGCCTGCTCTTCCCTCCCCGGCAGCCCCACAGGCTATTGGCCAATTCCTGATGACTCAATGGGAGTTGAACCTCGAGGCAGGTGGACAAGTGCACTTTCCTGGAGCAGTTCTCTAGGGCCCACACTTCCCACACTCAGGATCCCCAGTCTTTGTGTAACTCCATGGAGATGAGCCAGGTGAAACCATCGAGGGATGTTTCTGCTTGTCCACTATCCAGACAAggggctgaggagcaaggagtcAGGCAGATGCTGCCTTCCCAGGCTGTGAGGAGATCCTGAAGCATCTGGAGACAGGTGTCTCTGCCCAGAGGTTTGCTGCCTggaccctctgaaaggccccTCAAACTCCTCTCACCCTTCCCCCAATTCTGACACATCTTCTTCATTAGTGGAAGGGGCACTGGGCTAGTAGGTAGGAGATTTGACAGCATTGACTATGTCACTGTTTCTGGGTGACCTTAGGTAAGTTGCTCTCCCCTGGTTTGTTCACCTGTAACGTGGGAATAATAATCAAATCGAATAATAATCAAATCTGATTATTCTAAGATGCAGTGAGATAATGTAGGTGAAAGTGTTTTGGAAAAGTTATGCACTGCTACACAAGTACAAgatattgttattattgtaattaaATAACTCTGAGCTCTTCCTCTTTGCTCACAGCAACCCttggtcttttcatatgcttCCTTTTAGGAAGACCAAAACCAGTGCTTTTTGATCTTTAATGTGCAAATGAATCATTTGGAATCTTGTTAaactgcagattctgattcagtaggtcagaGTAGGCCTAGATTCTGCATTTTCATGCTCCCAGGTGATACCACTATTTCTGGTCTGGGGACCTGAACTATCTCTTCATAGGAAAAGAGATCCAAATATTTCTATAATGTATTGAAAagaaacaatttagaaaatacGGTAGAAGTATGGGCTTATTAAAATAGCTTGTAGTCAAAGATAGTTATCGATCACAAAAGATACATTTTGGTCTTTAGAAAGATGAAGTGAGAGAAGGGagcaggaaagaggaaggaatgaagggaggaagggaaggcagaaggaagagagagagaagaggggagaaagtgagagagagagagaaaggagagaagagagaagagagacaggatGGACGCAAGAAGCCCTGGACTGATCACTTCCTAGACTTCTTCATGGAACAGCCACCATTGGTCTTATTAAGAGAGTCTGTGCTGCCCATTCTTGAGCCTACACTGTTGAGGATTCTTTCAATTTCTCCTGGGATGTTCTGCTTTTCCTCATTCTCAGTCTCCCGGTGGTAGAAGTAATTGAAGTTGGAGACGATGACAGGCACAGGGAGGGCAATGGTGAGGACCCCAGCAATTGCACACAGAGTGCCCACAATCTTCCCCCCTGGGGTGGTCGGGCACATGTCCCCATAGCCTACAGTTGTCATGGTGACCACTGCCCACCAGAAGCCATCAGGAATGCTAGAGAAATGGGACTCTGGCTCATCCACCTCAGCAAAGTAGACTGCACTGGAGAAGAGGATGACTCcaatgaagagaaagaagatgAGCAACCCCAACTCCCGCATGGACGCCTTCAGTGTTTGCCCAAGGATCTGCAGCCCCTTGGAGTGGCGCGAGAGCTTGAAGATGCGGAAGACCCTCACCAGGCGGATGATCCTCAGGATGGCCAGGGACATGTTCTGTTGGGCACTCGGCTCTGTCTCCTGGACTAGCTCTGTGATGAGAGTTGCAAAGTAGGGGATAATGGAGATGATGTCAATGATGTTCATGATGTTCCTGAAGAAGTCAGTCTTGCTGGGGCAGACCACGAACCGGAGCACCAGCTCAAAGGTGAACCACACGATGCAGGTAGACTCCACCATGAAGAAAGGGTCAGTGAACATGGTCTGGGAGAGGACTGTCTTGCTCATGTTGAGATTGGGGTCTCTGACCACCTTCAGCTCCCTATCCTCCCGGAACTCTGGCAGTGTCTCCAGGCAGAAGATGGTGATGGAGATGACCACAACCAACACTGAGACCACGGCCACACCACGGGCAGCGCTGGAACTCTCAGGGTACTCAAAGAGGAGCCAGAACTGACGGTGGATGTCATTGGTGGGTAGCAGTGTTTCAGGGTCTTTTATGAAGCCTTCATCCTCCCGGAACTGGTCCATGGCCTCACTACCCAGCTCATAGAAGGAGATTTCATCAGCAAAGATATCAATAGGAACATTGGCTGGGCGCCGAATTTTCCCACCAGATTGGTAATAATATAGAATTCCATCAAAACTGGGCCGGTTCCGATCAAAGAAATACTCATTTCTCATGGAGTCAAAGAACTGCATCCTTTTCTCCCGGTCTCCCAGGAGAGTCTCTGGGAACTGACTGAGGGTTCTGAGCTGGGTCTCAAATCTCAGCCCAGCAATGTTGATGATCACCCGCTGGTTTCCTTCATTCAGGACCACTGGCTCAGGCCCTGGAGAGTCGGCGTAGTCTTCTGGAAGCTTGGAGAAGGCCGTCTCATGGTTGGTGCTGTCGCCGATGAGGATCTTCCAGTTGGAGAAGGAGCTGCCCCCAGGCTGTCCTTTTGGGCTGGTTGAGTCAAAGTCTGTGGCATAGCCTGGCTCTTCTTGGATTTCATCTGAATTGTCAAAATTGACCAGCGCAACCTCCATTTCTTTCCAGCCACACACATCCATTCTAGGGGAGCCAGGGAAGAAGCATGAAGATCCTCAGCCTTCACTGCCTGCTGTGAGCTATGGAGAAGAAGAAGTTCATTATACAAGATCCAGGGCAGAATACAACTGGCCCTTGTGTATTGAGGTAAGGTATACCAATGGGCTAATCAATGACTTATTTGTAGCTTGGGAAGAAACGTCATGGTTATTTTGGCAACATGCTTCCCTTGAAATCATTTTGCACCCCTGAGTTTGCATAAACTAATAACTAGGAGAAATTGCAAAAAAAGGATCCTGGCAAAGAGGGGGAGATTCTCCCCAGCAAAGGATGGTCTCCATATGTGATGGCAGAGGGGCCATGCTAAAAGAGGAAGTTAACATTCCTTAATAATAAAAAGCATGATCTTGTATTTGCATGAAGCCTTCTGTCTACCCAAACAGATCTCCATGCCCAATCTCATTTGTAATGCCTCTCTTTCACACCAACAGCCAGTCCCTCACCCATCGTTTTGGtcatgtcttcaaaatatatctagaATTCCACCATTCTGCATCACCTCCACCCCTGCTTCTGGACCAAGTGGTGAAGGGTGGAACCAGATCTATGAACCCAATGGGGATTCTTTTGGGAAGGAAAAACAAGACGCTGGATTGGCCAATCGACAGTGTCCTCTAAACGACCTCTCACCTGCAAATAACTCCTAGAGTTGTTTTGAAGGTACCTCAAATGAGATAACATGTATAGAACGCTTGGTGGAAAGAAAGATCACTATATTATAGCTATTGTTTTTTGTCAACTTTCCCACATAACAAGCACTTTAGAAACTACCAGCAATTGGAATTTTTTTGGCCTGGGTCCAAGGTGTCCATAGGGAGTAATTTCATTTTGAGAAATCATTTTAGGTGGGAAGGAAGtaaataattgtgtgtgtctgcgtgtgtgtgtgtgtgtatgtgtgtgtgtgtgtgcgctggAGGTGGGGTTAGGAAATCATGCCCAGTGGTCTTGGACATCTACACACATAgactaatatttattttctcaggtTCATTCTAGCTTCAATTTCAGTTTAAGAACACTGAAGCCAGGCAGGCTGGGGGTGGGAATAGGAGAGAAGTAAGGGACTTAGCCTCAGGCAAAATCTGTAGTGGTCATAGCCTTGGAGAGGTTTCCTTTACAGGCAACAAGGCTATCCTGCAGTGTAGTGTTGTAGttttttcaaagtgatttcaCATTCAGTTATCTCGCTAGATGACAATAATCATGTGAGGTTAGATGTTATCTCtgttttgcagatggggaaaccaagtcACAGGGACAAAGTGacttcccaaggtcacataactagtGCTACAGAGTCCTGACCTAAACCTGGCCATGgccttctggcccagggtcttTCCCACTAGATCATGGAGTCCCTATATAGGAGCCGAGCCTTGTGGGGAGCTGTAGGCTAGGGTCACAGAATTGTCAGGGGCCCAGAGCTCTTTCCAACCCATGACCCCTTTTCTCAGTTCAGGTGCCATGTGTTGAATGATGATGAGCTCAAGTCTGGTTGGTCAGCACTGGTAGAGTACCCATTCTACCTCTCAGGAGTATGTGGCCATTGCAAACGGCCTAATTTCACGGAGCTGCTGCTTCCTTAGCTGTGGAATGAGGAAGGATGTACCCACTGCCAAGCATGCCAGGTGCCAGCCTGCTGTGCAAGGCTCATGAGCAGTAGGATAGCTGGGAGGCAGGATGGGATCTGAGAATAAGAATCAGTCCACCCGagctcaaatcctggctctgtacATGGTAAGCCCTGGAGACATGTAGCTTCACAGTGATTCGCATGACGATTTGGGGGCCTTGTCCTGAACTGCTTGGCAGCTGGATGGCTGTGGGTGGGGGACTCCAGCTCTGGCTGATCTTGTGTCTTCAGAGCACCATTTTCTTCTTTGGGGTCTTGGACCGCAGGTGGTGCTCCCTGATGATTATCTTCCAGGTGTGAATCGGTCCCGCTTTCTGAGAGGAACGAGTACCATCAGTGAGCTCTGGGCAAGGTTTGGGAACCACTTCCATGGTTCTACCCAAGACTAGAGTGACCCTTATCAGGAACTTCTCTGGAGGCCAGCAGCAGAAAGCATTTGGGGATTAGGGAGAGCTTCTTTGGCCAAATAATTAACTTGCTTTTCTGGGAGCCAGGCCATTTCCCTTCtccctgcctcctaggttccTCTTTGTCACTTCCACCCCCAGGTCAAGTGAGAGATAGGAGGGTGTTTGATGAGGGTCTGATGGTAAGGAGGTGGCAGACAGTGCCA of the Symphalangus syndactylus isolate Jambi chromosome 12, NHGRI_mSymSyn1-v2.1_pri, whole genome shotgun sequence genome contains:
- the KCNA10 gene encoding potassium voltage-gated channel subfamily A member 10, translated to MDVCGWKEMEVALVNFDNSDEIQEEPGYATDFDSTSPKGQPGGSSFSNWKILIGDSTNHETAFSKLPEDYADSPGPEPVVLNEGNQRVIINIAGLRFETQLRTLSQFPETLLGDREKRMQFFDSMRNEYFFDRNRPSFDGILYYYQSGGKIRRPANVPIDIFADEISFYELGSEAMDQFREDEGFIKDPETLLPTNDIHRQFWLLFEYPESSSAARGVAVVSVLVVVISITIFCLETLPEFREDRELKVVRDPNLNMSKTVLSQTMFTDPFFMVESTCIVWFTFELVLRFVVCPSKTDFFRNIMNIIDIISIIPYFATLITELVQETEPSAQQNMSLAILRIIRLVRVFRIFKLSRHSKGLQILGQTLKASMRELGLLIFFLFIGVILFSSAVYFAEVDEPESHFSSIPDGFWWAVVTMTTVGYGDMCPTTPGGKIVGTLCAIAGVLTIALPVPVIVSNFNYFYHRETENEEKQNIPGEIERILNSVGSRMGSTDSLNKTNGGCSMKKSRK